A stretch of Nonomuraea africana DNA encodes these proteins:
- a CDS encoding S8 family serine peptidase: MSLRTRLGVSALAMAALIPMAGPAAAAPASPAAAVPGLQGHDASTASVTLITGDRAELTTGADGKTAVHLYTDEPYATRQDGDDLYVVPRSAARLIAAGRLDERLFNISGLVRQGYDDARTTKVPLIIQGAAALHRSAVATPLGSGAAAVQVEKKETGAFFAALTAARSQYKIWLDGKVAGFDLDPGTGVGQTGAEQAWAAGFDGNGTTVAVLDSGHDPEHPDLRGRLAGEQDFTGLGSAADENGHGTHVASTILGTGAADATRKGMAPGAKLLAGRVLNSGGYGQESWIIAGMEWAVAQGADVVNMSLGSSEITDCTDPLGATAQRLSRQTKTLFVVAAGNQGLRRTVSSPGCAEGVLTVGALDAEGKTAAFSSRGPASDAAHLIKPEIAAPGVEIVGAALGSVAGLHYTRMSGTSMAAPHVAGAAALLRQAHPDWSAQQLKAALISGVKSRAKDGVYAQGAGELSVPGALAATVQGPGTVSLGALAWPHPRGQRASKEIVYTNLGDRPVRLQLRIDDVAGKGGHRVPSRAFKLGAHQVVVPAHGTASVEVTGDAGVPVQDKAYGEIGARVLATGRGVSVTTAVGFWAEPEQVTLTVKATGRDGGAPEAPSYLDVIALDEVAAVRSYLDGTGEQSYTLPVGRYALSAFVYGGDTLSYLGDPELELSKDTTVVFDARTAQRITAATDRPSTVVAGTLQYGRWWDRYQIGGGAVAGQAEYYAAPTSRARTGGFELVEHLRATFDGGVYNLAFTEEGGVGRSQARVVRDRDLAAVKETWYGRAADEPGGDLLHLYRPWSDAAFGTYDVDAKVPGERLSLYSPGQTFRQITYRGAHVLFRETWYDLPRVYTRGQRRETTWFRMVSMNGVFPATDQAGTRIAERQAGLIGYAAATWKDAEPGHFGSGAYFGDVGNLVLLRDGQQVGSSAWPFGQFLVEDGAYELRSTMMRFRAETTGEQGALVRTCYRFSTTRPPGEEVAALPFLTVRYDAEVDARNSAAPVTGFPVTLDVRGQVDYDPGSIAKVRAWTATDDQAVWKDDPAAWTEVPVALENGRWVARVDNSAATGKHVSIRVDAVDAHGNGLTQVVSRLYAVR; this comes from the coding sequence ATGTCACTGCGGACGCGCCTTGGCGTGTCGGCGCTGGCCATGGCCGCGCTCATCCCGATGGCCGGACCCGCCGCCGCGGCCCCGGCCTCCCCCGCCGCCGCCGTACCCGGGCTCCAGGGCCACGACGCGAGCACCGCCAGCGTCACCCTGATCACCGGCGACCGTGCCGAGCTCACCACCGGAGCCGACGGCAAGACCGCCGTGCACCTGTACACCGACGAGCCCTACGCCACCCGCCAGGACGGCGACGACCTCTACGTGGTGCCGCGCAGCGCCGCCCGGCTGATCGCCGCCGGACGGCTCGACGAGCGCCTGTTCAACATCAGCGGCCTGGTCCGGCAGGGCTACGACGACGCCCGTACGACCAAGGTGCCGCTCATCATCCAGGGCGCCGCCGCACTGCACCGCTCGGCCGTGGCGACCCCCCTCGGTTCGGGGGCGGCAGCCGTACAGGTCGAAAAGAAGGAGACAGGGGCGTTCTTCGCCGCCCTGACCGCCGCCCGCTCGCAGTACAAGATCTGGCTCGACGGCAAGGTCGCCGGCTTCGACTTAGACCCGGGCACCGGCGTCGGTCAGACCGGGGCCGAGCAGGCGTGGGCCGCCGGCTTCGACGGCAACGGGACGACTGTCGCCGTGCTCGACTCCGGCCACGACCCCGAGCACCCCGACCTGCGCGGGCGGCTGGCCGGGGAGCAGGACTTCACCGGCCTCGGCAGCGCCGCCGACGAGAACGGCCACGGCACCCACGTCGCCTCCACCATCCTGGGCACCGGCGCCGCCGACGCCACGCGCAAGGGCATGGCTCCCGGCGCGAAGCTGCTGGCCGGGCGCGTGCTCAACAGTGGCGGCTACGGCCAGGAGTCGTGGATCATCGCGGGCATGGAGTGGGCGGTCGCCCAGGGCGCCGACGTCGTCAACATGAGCCTGGGCAGCAGCGAGATCACTGACTGCACCGACCCGCTGGGCGCCACCGCGCAGCGGCTGTCCCGGCAGACCAAGACGCTCTTCGTCGTCGCCGCCGGCAACCAGGGACTGCGCCGGACGGTCTCCTCGCCCGGCTGCGCCGAGGGGGTGCTGACCGTGGGCGCCCTGGACGCCGAGGGCAAGACCGCCGCCTTCTCCAGCCGCGGCCCGGCCTCCGACGCCGCGCACCTGATCAAGCCCGAGATCGCCGCACCCGGCGTGGAGATCGTGGGCGCCGCGCTCGGCAGCGTGGCCGGCCTGCACTACACCCGGATGTCCGGCACGTCGATGGCCGCCCCGCACGTCGCCGGAGCCGCCGCGCTGCTGCGCCAGGCACACCCCGACTGGAGCGCCCAGCAGCTCAAGGCCGCCTTGATCTCCGGCGTCAAGTCGCGTGCCAAGGACGGCGTCTACGCCCAGGGCGCGGGTGAGCTGTCGGTGCCCGGCGCGCTGGCCGCGACCGTCCAGGGCCCCGGCACGGTCAGCCTGGGCGCGCTGGCCTGGCCGCACCCCCGGGGCCAGCGGGCGTCCAAGGAGATCGTCTACACCAATCTCGGCGACCGCCCGGTCCGCCTCCAGCTCCGCATCGACGACGTCGCGGGCAAGGGCGGCCACCGCGTGCCGTCCCGCGCCTTCAAGCTCGGCGCCCACCAGGTCGTCGTGCCCGCGCACGGCACCGCGAGCGTCGAGGTGACCGGCGACGCCGGGGTCCCCGTCCAGGACAAGGCGTACGGGGAGATCGGCGCGCGCGTGCTGGCCACCGGCCGCGGCGTCTCCGTCACCACCGCGGTCGGCTTCTGGGCCGAGCCCGAGCAGGTCACCCTGACCGTCAAGGCCACCGGCCGGGACGGCGGCGCCCCCGAGGCCCCGAGCTACCTCGACGTCATCGCGCTCGACGAGGTCGCCGCCGTCCGTTCCTACCTCGACGGCACCGGCGAGCAGAGCTACACCCTGCCGGTCGGCCGCTACGCGCTCAGCGCCTTCGTCTACGGCGGCGACACGCTGAGCTACCTGGGCGACCCTGAACTGGAGCTGTCGAAGGACACGACCGTCGTCTTCGACGCGCGCACCGCCCAGCGCATCACCGCGGCCACCGACCGGCCCAGTACCGTGGTGGCCGGAACCCTGCAGTACGGCCGCTGGTGGGACCGCTACCAGATCGGCGGCGGCGCGGTCGCCGGCCAGGCCGAGTACTACGCCGCGCCCACCAGCAGGGCCCGCACCGGCGGCTTCGAGCTGGTCGAGCACCTGCGCGCCACCTTCGACGGCGGCGTCTACAACCTCGCCTTCACCGAGGAGGGTGGGGTCGGCCGCTCGCAGGCCCGCGTCGTGCGCGACCGCGACCTCGCCGCGGTCAAGGAGACCTGGTACGGCAGGGCGGCCGACGAGCCCGGCGGCGATCTCCTGCACCTGTACCGCCCCTGGTCGGACGCCGCCTTCGGCACCTACGACGTGGACGCGAAGGTGCCCGGCGAGCGTCTGTCGCTCTACTCTCCCGGTCAGACCTTCCGCCAGATCACCTACCGCGGAGCCCACGTGTTGTTCCGCGAGACCTGGTACGACCTGCCGCGCGTCTACACCCGTGGGCAGCGGCGCGAGACCACCTGGTTCCGCATGGTCTCGATGAACGGCGTCTTCCCCGCCACCGACCAGGCCGGGACACGCATCGCCGAACGCCAGGCAGGCCTGATCGGGTACGCCGCGGCCACCTGGAAGGACGCCGAGCCAGGCCACTTCGGCTCGGGCGCCTACTTCGGCGACGTGGGCAACCTCGTGCTGCTGCGCGACGGGCAGCAGGTCGGGTCCAGCGCGTGGCCCTTCGGCCAGTTCCTGGTCGAGGACGGCGCCTACGAGCTGCGCAGCACCATGATGCGCTTTCGCGCCGAGACCACCGGCGAGCAGGGCGCGCTGGTCCGCACGTGCTACCGCTTCAGCACCACCAGGCCGCCTGGCGAGGAGGTCGCGGCCCTGCCGTTCCTCACCGTCCGCTACGACGCCGAGGTCGACGCCCGCAACTCCGCCGCACCCGTCACCGGCTTCCCGGTCACGCTCGACGTGCGCGGGCAGGTGGACTACGACCCGGGCAGCATCGCCAAGGTGCGGGCCTGGACCGCCACCGACGACCAGGCGGTCTGGAAGGACGACCCGGCCGCCTGGACCGAGGTGCCGGTCGCGCTGGAGAACGGCAGGTGGGTCGCCCGGGTGGACAACTCCGCGGCGACCGGCAAGCACGTCTCCATCCGCGTCGACGCGGTGGACGCGCACGGCAACGGCCTGACGCAGGTCGTCTCGCGGCTGTACGCGGTCAGGTAG
- a CDS encoding DUF4386 domain-containing protein, whose protein sequence is MHRQTTARVAGSLFLTATAAGVLSAVLLGPLDTLHSPQSIADRAQRISAGALMVLVMTVAIAMIPPTLFPVLKKHGEAPALSYVAARIIEVVLLLPAAIGPLMMVATSTTQAAHLDTVRTLTQTYDLWGHPSSLVFFCLSALLLNYLLYRSRLVPRWISGWALVAVMPYLADAFLVMFGLLAPSSALHAVLVLPLALNEMVLAVWLLVRGFRAPQSALTAHVAARRGGIDHA, encoded by the coding sequence ATGCACAGGCAGACAACGGCACGGGTGGCGGGTTCTCTTTTCCTCACCGCGACGGCCGCGGGAGTGCTCAGCGCGGTCCTTCTCGGGCCGCTCGATACCCTGCACTCACCCCAGTCCATTGCCGACAGGGCGCAGAGAATATCGGCGGGCGCCCTCATGGTGCTGGTCATGACCGTCGCGATCGCGATGATCCCACCGACGCTGTTCCCGGTTCTCAAGAAACACGGCGAGGCACCCGCGCTCAGCTACGTCGCCGCCAGGATCATCGAGGTCGTCCTCCTGCTTCCCGCCGCCATCGGTCCCCTCATGATGGTGGCGACAAGCACCACCCAAGCGGCGCACCTGGACACCGTCCGGACACTGACACAGACATACGACCTCTGGGGCCACCCCAGCAGCCTGGTCTTCTTCTGCCTCAGCGCCCTGCTCCTCAATTATCTGCTGTACCGGTCAAGACTCGTCCCCCGATGGATATCCGGCTGGGCGCTCGTCGCGGTGATGCCGTACCTGGCCGATGCCTTCCTCGTCATGTTCGGCCTGCTCGCCCCGTCCTCGGCGCTCCATGCCGTTCTTGTCCTCCCGCTGGCGCTGAACGAGATGGTGTTGGCGGTTTGGCTGCTGGTAAGAGGATTCAGGGCACCGCAGTCGGCGCTCACGGCTCATGTCGCGGCCAGGCGGGGTGGGATCGACCACGCATGA
- a CDS encoding AfsR/SARP family transcriptional regulator, with the protein MRIGLLGGVRAATEDGRQIDIGPAKSQTVLAALALSPGTPLAVSRLVELVWGDAPPRTAHKTLQWHVARLRKGLGSATIVRVGAAYRLDVAPDAVDVTRFQRHVREGDLAAALAQWGGTPLAGLDAPGLAAAVAGLTEQWLSAVEADLERRVESDPREVIGSLAELAERYPLREGFCALLMTALYQVGRQADALAAFRRARHHLVTELGVEPGPTLRELESRILGHDERLRGRAVPEHAPPRRPSGTVTFGVAQIVHPATGSAMAHLDHLVRAAADRHGGYVFAAGAESVAVAFHRADDAAAWAVRLQRAAAGERRPDGAEPGVRIGLHTGESAELEEAATGYVGATVDLAARIAAAGHGGQTLASGATAGLLERSDLHDLGCFRLDGVPGDQRIVQIGEGEYAPIRLTGIRRGYLPLRVGRLIGRDGDLRAAADALVRSPVVTLVGPGGIGKSRLALAAARTAAAGHGWDGWLIELAEITSPADVPRAVADVLGVAQRPGHTLTQSIVAVLRSRRALLIIDNCEHVLDGAAELVQAIVAGCPQVRVLATARERLAVAGEQVLVVEPLDPAAGAELFHARALAADRTYDARAHHRHVEEICRRLDGIPLAIELAAARTISHRPVDLVARLDDRLRVTGGRRTGAARHRTLRAAIQWSYDLLTPAEQTLFQRLSVFTAPFDLSAAEAVADEQDVDDLLGDLVERSMVTVAFGPSGRRFRLLETMRQFAAEHLREHGHTDLAAGRHARWCLREVTHIHRLLTGPAEIEGVARLGDLWANLRAAVTWACAAGDPRLADALVRPVVTELPLRGRQEIGGWAEHILASTSAADQDLRAFWLVWVAERYTQNANPAGYRDVADRCGEPGRPLSRYAHAYAAGDGEALRRYLPEAMADLRRQDEQYLAAFLDMTSAGTLLGIGRFEQVDTSVSALADRYRLHGPPTLLHWALQTLGYSASFQGRHDEADRYFDEAARVDVPAGALSANKTTEARSAFRRGDRLRAFQLLRSHIDDLIETDNVIAASVICIEFINMMAAIDRIAEAARMLGYLEAANDFGALAARTLVTEAADKIAASVRHSSDPAPASVRHIDDRAALMYMRDVLVGLARPGALADNDTATAPAFSARCPPKCSAVAPSPPSGPATASLQWPGELRIPGK; encoded by the coding sequence GTGCGGATCGGTCTGCTCGGTGGTGTCCGCGCCGCGACCGAAGACGGCCGGCAGATCGACATCGGCCCGGCGAAGTCACAGACGGTGCTCGCGGCGCTGGCTTTGTCGCCCGGGACACCGCTGGCGGTGTCGCGCCTGGTGGAGCTCGTTTGGGGTGACGCGCCCCCGCGAACGGCGCACAAGACTCTGCAGTGGCACGTGGCGCGACTGCGCAAGGGCCTTGGTTCCGCGACGATCGTGCGGGTCGGTGCCGCGTACCGCCTCGACGTAGCGCCTGACGCGGTCGACGTGACGCGCTTTCAGCGGCACGTGCGCGAGGGTGATCTCGCTGCGGCGCTCGCGCAGTGGGGCGGAACTCCCCTGGCCGGTCTGGATGCGCCCGGCCTCGCGGCGGCGGTGGCCGGTCTGACCGAACAGTGGCTGAGCGCTGTCGAGGCCGACCTTGAACGCCGTGTCGAGTCCGACCCGCGGGAGGTCATCGGTTCATTGGCGGAGCTCGCGGAGCGTTATCCCCTCCGCGAAGGTTTCTGTGCCCTGCTGATGACGGCTCTGTACCAGGTGGGCCGCCAGGCCGACGCCCTCGCGGCCTTCCGGCGGGCCCGGCACCATCTCGTCACCGAGCTCGGTGTCGAACCTGGGCCGACGTTGCGCGAGCTGGAGTCGCGCATCCTCGGCCACGACGAGCGGCTGCGCGGGCGTGCCGTACCGGAGCACGCGCCGCCACGCCGTCCGAGCGGGACGGTGACCTTCGGCGTCGCGCAGATTGTCCACCCGGCGACCGGCTCGGCGATGGCCCACCTGGACCATCTCGTCCGGGCGGCGGCGGACCGGCACGGTGGCTACGTCTTCGCTGCCGGCGCCGAGTCCGTCGCGGTGGCCTTCCACCGAGCCGATGACGCCGCCGCGTGGGCGGTACGGCTGCAGCGGGCGGCTGCCGGCGAGCGCCGGCCGGACGGCGCCGAGCCAGGCGTGCGGATCGGCCTGCACACCGGCGAGTCCGCGGAGCTCGAGGAAGCGGCCACGGGGTACGTCGGCGCCACGGTGGATCTGGCCGCGCGGATCGCTGCCGCCGGCCATGGTGGACAGACCCTGGCGTCCGGGGCGACGGCCGGCCTGCTGGAACGAAGCGACCTGCACGATCTCGGATGCTTCCGCCTGGACGGCGTTCCGGGCGACCAGCGCATCGTCCAGATCGGCGAGGGCGAGTACGCACCGATACGGCTGACCGGGATCCGGCGGGGTTACCTTCCCCTTCGCGTCGGCCGCCTCATCGGCCGCGACGGGGACCTGCGGGCCGCCGCCGACGCGCTCGTGCGGTCCCCGGTCGTGACCTTGGTGGGACCGGGAGGGATCGGCAAGTCCCGGCTCGCGCTGGCGGCGGCCCGCACGGCGGCAGCCGGTCACGGGTGGGACGGGTGGCTGATCGAGCTGGCGGAGATCACATCGCCGGCCGACGTGCCCCGCGCGGTTGCCGACGTGCTGGGAGTCGCGCAGCGTCCGGGACACACGCTGACCCAATCGATCGTCGCGGTCCTGCGGTCACGCCGGGCATTGTTGATCATCGACAACTGCGAACACGTCCTTGACGGCGCGGCCGAGCTCGTACAGGCCATCGTGGCGGGCTGCCCGCAGGTGCGCGTGCTGGCCACCGCACGGGAACGTCTCGCCGTCGCAGGCGAACAGGTGCTGGTCGTGGAACCACTGGATCCGGCCGCCGGCGCCGAGCTGTTCCATGCCCGCGCGCTCGCCGCCGACCGGACCTACGATGCGCGTGCGCATCATCGCCACGTCGAGGAGATCTGCCGGCGGCTCGATGGCATACCGCTGGCCATCGAGTTGGCCGCCGCTCGGACGATCAGCCACCGGCCGGTCGACCTCGTCGCCCGGCTCGACGATCGTCTCCGGGTGACCGGTGGCCGCCGGACCGGCGCCGCACGGCACCGCACGCTGCGGGCCGCCATCCAATGGTCCTACGACCTGCTCACGCCCGCCGAGCAGACACTGTTCCAACGCCTGTCCGTCTTCACCGCACCGTTCGACCTCAGCGCGGCGGAGGCCGTCGCCGACGAGCAGGACGTCGACGACCTTCTGGGCGACCTGGTCGAGCGGTCGATGGTCACCGTCGCCTTCGGCCCGTCGGGCCGGCGTTTCCGGCTGCTGGAGACCATGCGCCAGTTCGCCGCCGAACACCTGCGTGAGCATGGGCACACCGACCTGGCCGCCGGACGCCACGCGCGTTGGTGTCTGCGCGAAGTCACCCACATCCACCGCCTGCTCACGGGTCCGGCCGAGATCGAGGGCGTCGCTCGCCTCGGTGACCTCTGGGCGAATCTGCGTGCGGCCGTCACGTGGGCGTGTGCGGCCGGAGACCCGCGGCTGGCCGACGCGCTGGTCCGGCCGGTCGTCACGGAACTCCCCCTGCGGGGGCGGCAGGAAATCGGCGGCTGGGCCGAGCACATCCTGGCCTCGACGTCGGCGGCGGATCAGGACCTGCGGGCCTTCTGGCTCGTCTGGGTCGCCGAGCGCTACACCCAGAACGCCAACCCCGCGGGCTACCGTGACGTGGCGGACCGGTGCGGCGAACCGGGCCGGCCGCTGAGCCGCTATGCGCACGCGTATGCAGCCGGCGACGGCGAGGCCCTGCGGCGGTACCTGCCGGAGGCCATGGCCGATCTACGCCGCCAGGATGAGCAGTATCTGGCGGCGTTCCTCGACATGACGTCGGCGGGGACGTTGCTGGGCATCGGGCGTTTCGAGCAGGTCGATACGTCGGTCTCGGCCCTGGCGGATCGGTATCGGCTCCACGGCCCGCCGACCCTCCTGCACTGGGCGCTGCAGACCCTCGGCTACTCCGCCTCGTTCCAGGGCCGGCACGACGAGGCCGATCGGTATTTCGACGAGGCGGCCCGCGTCGACGTCCCCGCGGGCGCACTGTCGGCCAACAAGACCACCGAAGCCCGGTCCGCGTTCCGGCGAGGCGACCGGCTGCGAGCCTTCCAACTCCTCCGGTCGCACATCGACGATCTGATCGAGACCGACAACGTGATCGCCGCCAGCGTCATCTGCATCGAATTCATCAACATGATGGCCGCGATCGACCGGATCGCCGAGGCGGCCCGCATGCTCGGATATCTTGAGGCGGCCAACGACTTCGGCGCCCTGGCCGCCCGGACTCTCGTCACCGAAGCCGCCGACAAGATCGCTGCCAGCGTCCGACACAGCTCAGATCCGGCACCGGCATCCGTGCGCCACATCGACGACCGCGCCGCCCTCATGTACATGCGTGACGTTCTCGTAGGACTCGCTCGGCCTGGCGCGCTGGCCGACAACGACACGGCGACGGCACCGGCCTTCAGCGCCAGGTGTCCACCGAAGTGCAGTGCGGTAGCGCCATCGCCGCCCTCTGGACCGGCGACGGCCTCCCTACAATGGCCAGGTGAATTACGCATTCCGGGTAAATGA